One Tubulanus polymorphus chromosome 5, tnTubPoly1.2, whole genome shotgun sequence DNA segment encodes these proteins:
- the LOC141906014 gene encoding transient receptor potential cation channel subfamily M member 3-like, which yields MPTDAYGTIEFQGYTHPTKAQYVRLSHDTQPDLVLQLLLKNWKLELPKLLISVHGGIANFELQPKLKRVFRKGLLKAAKTTGAWIITGGTNTGVMRHVGDALVDRSVKQANKVVTLGVAPWGVVDGRAELIGRDVVRPYHAIAKPKSNCAVLNSNHSYFLLVDNGTVGKYGSEIILRRRLEKYISQQRLNTRLGEKGDRGQAVPVVCLILEGGTNTIRTVLEHVTDTPPVPVVVCDGSGRAADLLAFTHKYSQDDGTMPESLRDQLILTIEKTFQYSKEQAEKLFIELMMCVKKKELITVFRMGEGPCQDIDLAILTALLKGQSSATAPDQLNLALNWNRVDIARSHIFVYGQEWPEGSLEQAMMDALVNDRVDFVKLLLENGVSMQKFLTIPRLEELYNTKCGPSNTLRYLVRDVKKNMPADYRYTITDIGLTIEHLMGGAYRASYCRKKFKTLYNAVMKRSTGSHLHLFHSVSAMQGHHIANIVPDVPLPVDRINYQDVFTYPFHDLMVWAVLMKRQKMALFMWQHGEEPLGKALVACKLYKSMAHEAAQDDLEVELSDELKAYAKEFGQLALELLDHCYQQDDEATQQLLTYELKYWSDQTCLSLAVSACHRDLIAHPCCQMLLTDMWMGGLRMRKYTSLKVLMGILLPLTIIALEFKSKEELQLMPQTMEEHIWELEQSSISSDDSISVNSDDSQDQEQKHPTNSTMEETRFTGNNHIFENSTLKQGLSGDTIDHTDIISNKSHFSAGLFNFKRRSPLKIGKKIYEFYAAPITKFWLHTMAYIGFMMLFNYVVLVKLNDSPSWQEIYVIAYIFTTLMEKIREIISSEPVKIMQKFNVYFGDLWNICDTLGILLFVIGVSLRLTEEHMMTGRVFYCVDIIFWYVRILDIFSVNKYLGPYVMMVGKMVVDMLTFIVILLIVLMSFGVCRQSLLNPYEEPNWRLVRDIYLMPYFMLYGEVYAPEIDPECGGQGEVPCHPGRWLTPAIMAVYLLVANILLINLLIAVFNSTFQAVNGISRQVWKFQRYSLTLEYEQKPLLPPPAIVISHFVMVVRFLRRKCKGKRDFFDNGLKLFLSDEDVEKLHDFEEECIEDYFRERENRLARSTDERIRQTNERVENMSLRLDDMNQRGNSLKLSLQTVDYRLAKLEDLLLQTADSLQSIHQFMAEQAYMQQDITQQGELSSDTMTLTPQDSLCDDFGDISSASTSVHDLSLRSCASPLIVHSKKPIKESRLKPFTDYTKPYVRRPPFFRSMTVPTVPEGSSISHQRNFLAVPLPKPYMSTPPKSSLFHRRKALHIGKLREQVAEDKKTIDQQSAMQNVLTVSKPQTNNNTSKTDSTVSLNSISSSVQPNKLGGAGDINDIKRSASAEMLPNVSTPEKERTFDDTASAAGDVANPVAYTPIPPILTALRSEYTSITDEIDTSCILPDSPSGSPTTPRASRVFFASSLEGVNEPPVRAPKLSKRDKRKPAPPRQQALKNEAVMLKHAEESEKQQMERVIRHRLRQISMSESDSMSDLAKIVINELETNGDDLVKTEDEDNGASDDGGLQDNDSRSGILDTSILYTDEATKC from the exons ATGCCGACCGATGCTTACGGCACAATCGAATTCCAAGGCTACACTCATCCTACAAAAGCACAG TATGTGCGTCTGTCTCACGATACTCAGCCCGATCTCGTTCTACAATTACTGCTCAAAAACTGGAAACTCGAATTGCCGAAACTGCTCATTTCAGTCCACGGCGGAATCGCGAATTTCGAGTTGCAGCCGAAGCTGAAGCGCGTTTTCCGTAAGGGGCTTTTGAAAGCCGCGAAAACGACGGGAGCGTGGATCATTACCGGAGGAACCAACACCG GTGTTATGCGACACGTTGGAGATGCTCTGGTGGATCGTTCGGTAAAGCAGGCGAACAAGGTTGTCACATTAGGTGTAGCACCTTGGGGTGTAGTTGATGGAAGAGCTGAACTGATCGGCCGTGAC GTTGTTCGTCCATACCACGCTATCGCAAAACCGAAGAGCAATTGCGCCGTCCTCAACAGCAATCATTCTTACTTCTTACTGGTCGATAATGGAACTGTTGGGAAATACGGCAGTGAAATTATTCTGAGGAGAAGATTGGAGAAGTACATTTCGCAACAAAGGCTTAATACGA GATTAGGAGAGAAGGGTGATCGTGGTCAGGCCGTTCCGGTTGTATGTTTGATACTGGAAGGAGGAACCAATACGATTCGCACAGTGCTCGAACACGTAACCGATACGCCTCCCGTTCCCGTTGTTGTTTGTGATGGTAGTGGTCGCGCTGCTGATCTACTAGCTTTTACTCACAAATATTCCCAAGATGACGG AACAATGCCGGAAAGTTTACGCGACCAGCTGATTTTGACGATCGAGAAAACCTTTCAATATAGCAAAGAACAAGCAGAGAAATTGTTCATCGAACTGATGATGTGCGTCAAGAAAAAGGAATTG ATAACGGTATTCCGTATGGGTGAAGGTCCTTGTCAGGATATCGATTTGGCCATCTTAACAGCATTGCTCAAAGGACAAAGTTCGGCTACCGCGCCGGACCAGCTGAATCTGGCCCTGAATTGGAACAGGGTCGATATAGCTCGCAGTCATATCTTTGTATATGGACAAGAGTGGCCG GAAGGGTCTTTGGAGCAAGCTATGATGGATGCTTTGGTCAATGATCGTGTTGACTTCGTGAAACTCCTGCTTGAAAATGGAGTCAGCATGCAAAAATTTCTGACCATCCCCAGGTTGGAAGAACTGTATAATACG aaATGTGGTCCATCGAACACTCTTCGTTATCTGGTCAGAGACGTGAAAAAG AATATGCCCGCCGACTATCGTTACACAATCACTGACATCGGTCTCACGATCGAGCACCTAATGGGCGGGGCTTATCGGGCGTCGTACTGTCGAAAGAAATTCAAGACTCTCTACAACGCAGTGATGAAAAGG AGTACCGGTTCACATCTGCATTTGTTT CATTCAGTCAGCGCGATGCAG GGACATCACATAGCGAATATTGTACCAGACGTACCACTGCCTGTTGATCGTATCAACTACCAAGATGTGTTCACTTATCCATTTCACGACCTAATGGTATGGGCCGTTTTGATGAAGCGACAAAAGATGGCGTTGTTCATGTGGCAACACGGCGAAGAACCTCTGGGCAAG GCATTAGTCGCGTGTAAACTATATAAATCTATGGCACATGAAGCTGCTCAGGATGACCTCGAGGTTGAATTATCTGATGAACTTAAAGCCTATGCAAA AGAGTTTGGTCAGCTAGCTTTAGAGTTGTTGGATCATTGTTATCAGCAAGATGACGAGGCGACTCAACAACTGTTGACGTATGAACTGAAATATTGGAGTGATCAAACTTGTTTAAGTCTCGCTGTCTCGGCGTGTCATCGTGATCTGATTGCTCATCCTTGTTGTCAAATGTTGCTCACTGATATGTGGATGGGTGGTCTCCGTATGCGCAAATACACTAGTCTCAAG GTTTTGATGGGTATATTGTTGCCTTTGACGATTATCGCACTGGAATTCAAAAGTAAAGAAGAGTTGCAACTGATGCCACAGACGATGGAGGAACATATTTGGGAGCTAGAACAAAGCAGCATCAGCTCAGACGACAGCATATCGGTCAATTCCGACGATTCTCAGGATCAAGAG CAAAAACATCCCACAAATTCTACTATGGAG GAGACACGGTTCACAGGCAACAATCATATATTTGAAAACAGCACGTTGAAACAAGGTTTATCAGGGGACACAATCGACCACACCGACATAATCTCAAATAAAAGCCATTTTTCTGCTGGCCTGTTCAACTTTAAACGTCGAAGCCCGCTGAAAATTGGCaaaaagatttatgaattCTATGCAGCTCCTATTACCAAGTTTTGGCTTCATACA ATGGCATATATAGGCTTTATGATGTTGTTTAACTATGTTGTGCTCGTGAAACTCAATGACAGTCCAAGCTGGCAGGAAATATACGTTATAGCATATATCTTCACTACACTGATGGAGAAAATCCGCGAG ATTATCTCGTCAGAACCGGTGAAAATCATGCAAAAGTTTAATGTTTACTTCGGCGATCTGTGGAATATATGCGACACGCTGGGTATACTGTTGTTCGTGATCGGCGTCTCGTTACGGTTGACCGAGGAGCACATGATGACCGGACGGGTGTTTTACTGCGTCGATATCATATTCTGGTACGTCAGAATTCTCGACATATTCAGCGTGAATAAATACCTCGGTCCGTACGTCATGATGGTCGGAAAAATG GTCGTAGACATGTTAACATTCATTGTTATATTACTGATTGTCCTGATGAGTTTCGGAGTTTGCCGTCAGTCGCTTTTGAACCCGTACGAAGAACCGAATTGGCGGCTAGTTCGCGATATCTACCTCATGCCCTATTTTATGTTGTACGGAGAAGTTTACGCCCCCGAAATTGATC CCGAATGTGGTGGTCAAGGTGAAGTCCCTTGTCACCCGGGACGATGGCTCACTCCAGCTATTATGGCTGTATATCTTCTCGTTGCTAACATCCTTCTAATCAATCTGCTTATAGCTGTATTTAA TAGCACATTTCAAGCTGTGAATGGTATATCCCGACAAGTGTGGAAGTTTCAAAGATACAGTCTGACGCTAGAGTACGAACAAAAGCCATTATTACCACCGCCTGCAATAGTAATCAGCCATTTTGTGATGGTTGTACGGTTTCTGAGGAGGAAATGTAAGGGAAAGAGAGATTTCTTCGATAATGGATTGA AACTGTTTTTGTCTGATGAGGATGTCGAGAAGTTGCATGACTTTGAAGAGGAATGTATTGAAGATTATTTCCGCGAGCGGGAAAATCGTTTGGCCAGGTCGACCGATGAACGTATTCGTCAGACTAATGAACG AGTCGAAAACATGTCTCTGAGACTCGACGACATGAATCAGCGTGGAAACTCGTTGAAGCTGTCTTTACAAACGGTTGACTACCGATTGGCTAAACTTGAAGATTTGCTGCTGCAAACGGCTGATTCGTTGCAGtcaattcatcaattcatGGCCGAACAAGCGTACATGCAACAAGATATCACTCAACAAGGCGAATTATCGTCGGACACCATGACTTTAACTCCACAAGATAGTTTGTGCGATGACTTCGGCGATATTTCGAGTGCGTCTACATCTGTCCATGATTTAAGTTTACGCTCGTGCGCGTCGCCGCTTATCGTTCATTCAAAGAAACCGATCAAAGAAAGTCGACTGAAACCGTTCACCGACTACACGAAGCCGTATGTGCGAAGGCCGCCGTTTTTTCGTAGCATGACAGTTCCCACCGTGCCGGAGGGCAGCTCGATATCGCATCAGCGCAACTTTCTTGCCGTTCCGTTGCCGAAACCGTACATGAGCACGCCTCCGAAATCGTCACTGTTCCACCGGCGCAAAGCTCTGCACATCGGCAAACTGCGCGAACAAGTTGCCGAAGATAAGAAAACCATCGATCAGCAAAGCGCGATGCAAAACGTTCTCACCGTATCGAAGCCTCAAACGAATAACAATACGTCGAAAACTGATTCCACGGTTTCTCTCAATAGTATATCTTCAAGCGTTCAGCCTAATAAACTCGGCGGCGCCGGTGATATCAACGATATCAAGCGTTCGGCCTCGGCGGAAATGCTTCCGAACGTCTCTACGCCGGAGAAAGAACGCACTTTCGACGATACGGCGTCGGCTGCCGGCGACGTAGCAAATCCGGTCGCGTATACGCCGATCCCGCCGATATTAACCGCTCTACGATCCGAGTACACGAGCATAACCGACGAGATAGACACGTCGTGCATATTGCCCGATAGTCCGTCTGGTAGTCCGACGACTCCGCGGGCGAGCCGCGTATTCTTTGCGTCGTCGCTCGAGGGCGTAAACGAGCCGCCGGTGCGCGCGCCAAAATTGTCGAAACGCGACAAACGCAAACCGGCGCCGCCGCGACAGCAAGCGCTGAAAAACGAAGCGGTCATGCTGAAACACGCCGAAGAAAGCGAGAAACAGCAAATGGAACGCGTCATTCGACATCGGCTGCGACAGATTTCGATGTCGGAAAGCGACAGCATGAGCGATCTGGCGAAAATCGTCATCAACGAACTCGAAACAAACGGCGACGATCTGGTGAAAACGGAAGATGAAGATAATGGCGCCTCCGATGACGGCGGTTTACAAGATAACGATTCACGCAGCGGTATTCTAGATACGAGTATATTGTACACGGATGAAGCTACTAAATGTTGA
- the LOC141905379 gene encoding transmembrane protein 185A-like, with translation MNLKKLFQDFNPSKFVVYSCVLLFSLLFALRLDGSIQWSYWVVFIPIWLWKLLVIVGASIGTYVWWKNPQYRTEGDSYVQYKSMLISTGLHLLLLMFELLVCDKLERDQQLWVFVFVPLVFMSVMSIGICVWAIKHERSFEMELFCSVNILLFIFLALRLDLFITWSWVIVFIPLWIVMCVALIGVLYAIILAIILIKSPDIIPEQRRGNVFSAVGYTFLVIPLLTFEVLLANRLDHENHYLFIAITVPLYISLLTLICMSFGAKGGNHWWFGIRKDFCLFLLNTCPLLQEYGNISYKIQRNDHPQQQQQRASSSSEDAEMRKSDSMHSRKLLIDEEPRSVMAVISIEMPD, from the exons ATGAACTTGAAAAAGTTGTTCCAGGATTTCAATCCGAG TAAATTTGTAGTGTATTCGTGCGTTCTGTTGTTTTCGCTGTTATTCGCATTGCGACTCGATGGGAGCATACAATGGAGTTATTGGGTCGTGTTCATTCCGATTTGGCTGTGGAAACTTCTGGTCATCGTTGGTGCTAGCATTGGTACTTACGTATGGTGGAAAAATCCACAATACAG GACAGAAGGTGACAGTTACGTCCAGTATAAATCGATGTTGATTAGCACCGGTCTTCACTTGTTGCTGCTGATGTTCGAACTACTGGTGTGCGACAAGTTGGAACGCGATCAACAGCTGTGGGTGTTTGTATTCGTTCCGTTAGTATTCATGTCTGTGATGTCGATAGGAATTTGCGTTTGGGCGATTAAACACGAACGTTCGTTCGAG ATGGAGCTGTTCTGTTCTGTGAACAttcttttgtttattttcttggCCCTTCGTCTCGACTTGTTTATCACTTGGAGCTGGGTG attgtttTTATACCGTTGTGGATTGTTATGTGCGTAGCACTGATCGGAGTTTTGTACGCGATAATCCTCGctatcattttgataaaatctcCCGATATCATCCCCGAACAACGGCGAGGAAACGTATTCTCAGCTGTTGGATACACGTTTCTAGTTATTCCATTACTCACATTTGAG GTGCTGCTGGCTAATCGATTGGACcatgagaatcattatttattcaTCGCTATAACAGTACCGCTGTATATTTCCCTCCTTACTCTCATATGCATGTCATTCGGTGCTAAAGGAGGCAATCACT GGTGGTTCGGTATACGCAAAGATTTCTGCTTATTTCTACTGAACACTTGTCCACTGCTTCAAGAATACGGCAACATATCGTATAAAATTCAGCGCAACGACCACcctcaacaacaacagcaacgtGCTTCGTCGTCTTCGGAAGATGCCGAAATGAGAAAATCGGACAGCATGCACTCACGTAAACTTCTCATCGACGAGGAACCGAGATCTGTGATGGCTGTGATATCGATCGAAATGCCGGATTGA
- the LOC141905554 gene encoding heme-binding protein 2-like, translating to MKTMNTMFMKLFKYISGENAAKQKIPMTCPVTTRFIAGAGPACDSNFTMSFYVPNADAPMPTNKDVFFTEMPETLIYVRQFSGYYVRFDAWAQEAMKLADAIGNEKAFDNSFFFTAGYDAPFKLFNRHNEIWFKSN from the exons atgaaaaccatGAATACAATGTTTATGAAATTGTTTAAGTATATCTCGGGAGAAAATGCAGCAA AACAAAAGATACCGATGACGTGTCCAGTTACCACGCGATTCATTGCTGGTGCCGGCCCGGCTTGCGATAGTAACTTCACCATGTCGTTCTATGTACCGAATGCTGATGCTCCTATGCCTACGAATAAGGATGTATTCTTCACAGAGATGCCAGAAACTTTGATATACGTCAG GCAGTTTAGCGGTTATTACGTCAGATTCGATGCTTGGGCTCAGGAAGCGATGAAACTTGCCGATGCGATTGGAAATGAGAAAGCCTTTGACAACAGTTTCTTCTTCACGGCTGGTTACGATGCTCCATTCAAGCTATTTAACCGACATAACGAAATTTGGTTCAAATCGAACTAA
- the LOC141905922 gene encoding kinesin-like protein KIF3A: protein MPEKKDLKESDNVRVAVRCRPLNQKEKETGCKRSVDVDGIAGTITATNPNAQHGEPPKAFTFDTVFGPDCKQVDLYNEVARPIVDCVLEGYNGTIFAYGQTGTGKTFTMEGVRAVPEMRGIIPNSFAHIFGHIAKAEGDTRFLVRVSYLEIYNEECRDLLGKDQNQRLEVKERPDVGVYVKDLSAFVVNNADDMDRIMTLGNKNRVVGATNMNAQSSRSHAIYTVTVEQSEKGLDGKQHVRVGKLHLVDLAGSERQTKTGATGQRLKEATKINLSLSTLGNVISALVDGKSSHIPYRNSKLTRLLQDSLGGNSKTCMVANVGPADYNFDETISTLRYANRAKNIKNKARINEDPKDALLRQFQKEIEDLRKQLGDEGGESESGSEEESDEDDDDIVVDGQVRKKKKKKGKGKMISKEKMSEIQAKIEADRRMLEEKKDMEEEERNRVARDLEEKESELQKAKEEQDTLQQKLSAIEKKIIVGGENLLEKAEEQERLLGESALELEARKKKEEELRKALQEKESETMDIEEKYNSLQEEAAVKTKKMKKLFVMYMQAKSEIADVQQEHQREMEGLLENIRELTRELKLQMLTIDAFIPPEYQEMIEQYVHWNEDIGEWQLKCVAYTGNNMRKQTPNNEKVKKQVDEGDMTDVYMAYTAEGAQQARSKSSKGKSKSARPKTGSGRPKSSKQKQKELVEKTPADEDMDDLVV from the exons GAAAAGAAGGATCTTAAGGAATCGGATAACGTTCGAGTCGCCGTGCGATGTCGTCCTTTGaatcaaaaagaaaaggaAACTGGCTGTAAAAGATCTGTAGAC GTGGATGGTATTGCTGGTACGATAACGGCGACAAATCCCAACGCTCAGCATGGAGAACCACCGAAAGCATTTACATTCGATACCGTGTTCGGACCTGATTGTAAACAAGTGGATCTGTACAACGAAGTCGCCCGTCCAATCGTTGATTGCGTTCTAGAAGGATACAATG GTACGATATTTGCGTACGGACAAACTGGAACCGGTAAAACTTTCACGATGGAAGGAGTGCGAGCTGTACCGGAAATGAGGGGAATTATTCCGAATTCATTCGCTCATATTTTCGGACACATCGCGAAGGCTGAAGGGGATACGAG ATTTTTGGTTCGAGTTTCGTACTTGGAAATCTACAACGAAGAATGCCGCGATTTATTAGGAAAAGATCAAAACCAAAGACTCGAG GTGAAAGAACGCCCCGACGTGGGTGTATATGTGAAAGATTTGTCGGCGTTTGTCGTGAATAATGCCGATGACATGGACAGGATCATGACACTGGGAAATAAAAACA GAGTAGTAGGAGCGACGAATATGAATGCTCAGAGTTCACGGTCTCACGCTATCTATACAGTGACCGTCGAACAAAGTGAAAAAGGTCTCGACGGAAAGCAACACGTACGAGTTGGAAAATTACATTTAGTCGATTTAGCT GGTTCTGAACGACAAACGAAAACCGGTGCTACAGGCCAACGTTTGAAGGAGGCGACGAAAATTAATCTGTCGCTGTCGACGTTGGGGAATGTAATCTCGGCGCTGGTCGACGGAAAGAGTAGCCATATACCATACAGGAACTCTAAACTAACAAGATTATTACAGGATTCACTAGGAGGAAATTCTAAAACATGTATG GTCGCCAATGTTGGACCGGCTGATTATAACTTCGACGAAACGATCAGTACATTGAGATACGCGAATCGAGCGAAAAATATCAAGAACAAAGCGCGAATCAACGAGGATCCGAAAGACGCGCTTTTACGACAGTTTCAAAAAGAGATCGAGGACCTTCGTAAACAACTCGGAGACGAAGGAG GCGAATCTGAAAGTGGTTCTGAAGAAGAAtcagatgaagatgatgatgatattgtgGTTGATGGTCAAGTTcgcaagaaaaaaaagaaaaaaggaaaag GTAAAATGATTTCTAAAGAAAAGATGTCCGAAATCCAAGCAAAGATCGAAGCTGACCGGCGTATGTTGGAGGAGAAAAAGGATATGGAGGAAGAGGAAAGGAACCGGGTGGCTAGAGATCTCGAGGAAAAAGAATCTGAACTTCAAAAAGCTAA agAAGAGCAAGACACATTGCAACAAAAACTCAGCGCCatcgaaaagaaaattatcGTCGGCGGCGAGAATTTGCTGGAGAAAGCTGAAGAACAGGAGCGTCTGCTCGGAGAGAGTGCGTTGGAGCTAGAAGCGAGAAAGAAAAAGGAGGAAGAGTTGAGAAAAGCCTTACAAGAAAAAGAG AGCGAAACTATGGACATCGAAGAGAAGTATAACAGTTTACAAGAAGAAGCTGCCGTTAAAAcgaagaaaatgaagaagctcTTCGTCATGTACATGCAGGCCAAATCTGAG ATCGCCGATGTACAGCAAGAACATCAAAGAGAGATGGAAGGTTTACTTGAGAACATTCGCGAATTGACGAGAGAATTGAAACTGCAGATGTTGACAATTGACGCTTTCATTCCTCCAGAATATCAG GAGATGATCGAACAGTACGTACATTGGAACGAAGATATCGGTGAATGGCAGTTGAAATGTGTCGCATACACCGGTAACAACATGCGTAAACAAACTCCGAATAACGAAAAAGTCAAGAAGCAA GTTGATGAAGGCGATATGACCGATGTGTATATGGCTTACACTGCAGAAGGGGCTCAACAAGCTCGCAGCAAGAGTTCAAAAGGAAAAAGCAAGTCGGCGCGTCCTAAAACGGGGTCCGGACGACCGAAATCTTCTAAACA GAAACAGAAAGAGTTGGTCGAGAAGACTCCGGCGGATGAAGATATGGATGACCTCGTTGTGTGA